A region of Vibrio chagasii DNA encodes the following proteins:
- the lepB gene encoding signal peptidase I, with translation MANTFSLILVIVTLVTGIVWALEKFVWAKKRQQKLADVEAQTNGLDAETSAKVTAQPWWVENSVSIFPVIAFVLILRSFIYEPFQIPSGSMMPTLLVGDFILVEKYAYGLKDPVWRTQLVETGKPERGDSIVFKYPPQPNIDYIKRVVGLPGDTIRYSSRKEICIQAKGTSSCEPVKLSNVEESQFIQDGVPLIQLNEQLGDVEHQILVNPLRRDRVQAYQPRNGVNEWVVPEGQYFVMGDNRDNSADSRYWGFVPEANLVGKAVAIWISFEFERGSDSVLPTWIPTGVRFNRIGGIH, from the coding sequence ATGGCTAATACATTTTCGCTTATCTTAGTGATCGTAACTCTAGTGACCGGCATTGTATGGGCATTGGAAAAGTTTGTGTGGGCGAAGAAACGCCAGCAGAAGCTTGCTGATGTGGAAGCACAAACGAATGGCCTAGACGCTGAAACCAGCGCAAAAGTTACGGCTCAGCCTTGGTGGGTTGAGAACAGTGTGTCCATTTTCCCGGTAATTGCATTTGTTTTGATCTTGCGTTCATTTATTTATGAACCGTTTCAAATCCCATCTGGCTCGATGATGCCAACGCTTTTAGTTGGTGATTTCATCTTGGTAGAGAAGTACGCGTACGGTCTTAAAGACCCAGTATGGCGCACTCAATTGGTAGAAACAGGCAAGCCAGAACGTGGTGATTCAATCGTATTTAAGTACCCGCCTCAGCCAAACATTGACTACATCAAGCGTGTTGTCGGTTTGCCAGGTGATACTATTCGTTATAGCAGTCGTAAAGAAATCTGTATCCAGGCGAAAGGTACAAGTAGCTGTGAACCAGTGAAACTAAGTAACGTTGAAGAGAGCCAATTTATTCAAGATGGTGTGCCTCTGATTCAGCTGAATGAACAGCTTGGAGATGTAGAGCACCAAATCTTAGTTAACCCACTGCGTCGTGACCGTGTGCAAGCATATCAACCTCGTAACGGTGTTAACGAATGGGTCGTTCCAGAAGGCCAATACTTTGTGATGGGTGATAACCGTGACAACAGTGCTGATAGCCGTTACTGGGGCTTTGTCCCTGAAGCAAACCTTGTTGGTAAGGCCGTTGCTATTTGGATTAGTTTCGAATTCGAACGTGGTTCAGACAGTGTACTTCCAACATGGATTCCTACTGGTGTGCGTTTTAATCGCATCGGTGGGATTCATTAA
- the rnc gene encoding ribonuclease III, which produces MNSPIDKLERKIGYQFNDADLIHLALTHRSAAGKHNERLEFLGDSILSFVIADDLYHRFPKINEGDMSRMRATLVRGHTLAELGREFELGDYLKLGPGELKSGGFRRDSILADAVEAIIGAIYLDSDTETVRGIILSWYQSRLEAIQPGVSQKDPKTRLQEFLQGRRNPLPVYTVTNIKGEAHNQEFTVECEVAGVDKPVIGKGTSRRKAEQAAAETALEQLSNV; this is translated from the coding sequence ATGAATTCTCCAATTGATAAACTAGAGAGAAAGATTGGCTATCAGTTCAATGATGCCGATCTTATCCACTTGGCGCTGACTCACCGCAGCGCCGCTGGTAAGCATAACGAACGTCTTGAGTTTCTGGGCGATTCAATTTTAAGTTTTGTTATCGCTGATGATCTATACCATCGTTTTCCTAAGATAAACGAAGGTGATATGAGCCGCATGCGCGCAACATTAGTACGTGGTCATACATTGGCAGAACTAGGTCGTGAATTCGAACTAGGAGATTACTTAAAATTAGGTCCAGGTGAGTTGAAGAGTGGCGGTTTCCGTCGTGATTCTATTCTAGCGGATGCTGTAGAAGCGATCATCGGCGCTATCTATTTAGATAGTGATACCGAGACGGTTCGTGGCATTATTTTAAGCTGGTACCAATCTCGCCTAGAAGCTATTCAGCCTGGAGTATCTCAAAAAGACCCTAAAACTCGTCTTCAAGAGTTCTTACAAGGTCGAAGAAATCCTCTACCTGTCTACACAGTGACTAATATTAAAGGTGAAGCACACAACCAAGAGTTTACGGTTGAGTGTGAAGTGGCAGGTGTGGATAAACCTGTTATCGGTAAAGGCACTAGCCGCCGCAAGGCAGAACAAGCGGCTGCTGAAACAGCATTAGAGCAACTAAGCAATGTCTGA
- the era gene encoding GTPase Era: MSDNNQEFDIDAFFSSDSKQPSLPENQHCGFIAIVGRPNVGKSTLLNHILGQKISITSRKPQTTRHRIMGVETEGDYQAIFVDTPGLHIEEKRAINRLMNRAANSSLSDVNLVFFLVDGTHWTEDDEMVLNKLKKTDFPVVLCINKVDNVQDRTNVMQHMMEVSKKMDFIDVVPISAKQGKNIDVLRKHVRAHLPKATHHFPEEYVTDRSQRFMASEIIREKLMRFTGDELPYSVTVEIERFDYNPDNDGFHINALILVERTGQKKMVIGKAGEKIKTIGREARIDMEELFGRKVYLETWVKVKSGWADDERALRSLGYIDDL; encoded by the coding sequence ATGTCTGATAACAACCAAGAATTCGATATCGATGCATTCTTTTCATCTGATAGCAAACAACCTAGCCTACCGGAAAACCAACACTGTGGCTTCATCGCTATTGTAGGTCGCCCAAACGTAGGTAAGTCGACGCTTCTGAACCATATTCTGGGACAGAAGATTTCTATTACATCACGTAAACCACAGACGACACGTCACCGTATTATGGGCGTGGAAACTGAAGGTGATTACCAAGCGATCTTCGTTGATACTCCTGGACTTCACATTGAAGAAAAGCGTGCAATCAACCGCTTGATGAACCGTGCGGCAAACAGCTCACTGAGTGATGTGAACCTAGTATTCTTCCTTGTTGACGGTACTCACTGGACTGAAGACGATGAGATGGTTCTGAACAAGCTGAAGAAGACTGACTTCCCAGTTGTACTTTGCATCAACAAAGTAGATAACGTTCAAGACCGTACCAATGTGATGCAGCACATGATGGAAGTCTCTAAGAAGATGGACTTCATTGATGTTGTGCCTATCTCGGCGAAGCAAGGTAAGAACATTGATGTACTGCGTAAGCACGTACGTGCACACTTACCTAAAGCGACACACCACTTCCCAGAAGAGTATGTGACGGATCGCTCGCAGCGTTTTATGGCGTCTGAAATTATCCGTGAAAAGCTGATGCGCTTTACGGGTGATGAACTACCTTACTCGGTAACGGTTGAGATCGAACGTTTCGACTACAACCCAGACAACGATGGTTTCCACATCAACGCACTAATTCTTGTTGAACGTACTGGTCAGAAGAAAATGGTGATTGGTAAAGCGGGCGAGAAGATCAAAACGATTGGTCGCGAAGCACGTATCGATATGGAAGAGCTATTCGGTCGTAAGGTTTACCTAGAGACTTGGGTTAAGGTTAAATCTGGTTGGGCTGATGATGAACGTGCACTTCGTTCACTAGGCTACATCGACGATCTATAA
- the recO gene encoding DNA repair protein RecO has product MSEGLQRCFVLHRRPYSESSLILDIFSEEFGRVTLMSKGARSKRSNLKGALQPFTPLLLKWSGNSSMKTLRQAEPISLGLPLTGINLYSAMYVNELIGRVLMAEVPMPALFHDYLHALTELAHNENPEPALRRFELALLSAMGYGVDFLHCAGTGEPIDPTMTYRYREQKGFIASVRRDNLTFMGDELIAISERRFITKEQLKAAKRFTRIALKPYLGGKPLKSRELFLPRAGLSRARSIGK; this is encoded by the coding sequence TTGAGCGAAGGGTTACAGCGATGCTTTGTATTGCACCGTAGACCATATAGCGAGTCGAGCTTAATACTGGATATTTTCAGTGAAGAGTTTGGCCGTGTTACGTTGATGTCGAAAGGTGCTCGTAGCAAGCGTTCCAACTTAAAAGGAGCGTTGCAGCCTTTTACGCCTCTACTACTCAAGTGGTCGGGGAACAGCTCAATGAAAACACTGCGTCAAGCTGAGCCTATCAGTTTAGGTTTGCCTCTCACTGGCATTAACCTCTATTCCGCAATGTATGTGAACGAGCTGATTGGTCGAGTTCTGATGGCTGAAGTGCCAATGCCTGCTCTTTTTCACGACTATCTTCATGCTTTAACAGAGCTGGCGCATAATGAAAATCCAGAGCCAGCACTGCGTCGTTTTGAGTTGGCACTGCTATCTGCTATGGGGTATGGCGTCGACTTTTTACACTGTGCAGGTACCGGTGAACCGATTGATCCAACAATGACTTATCGCTATCGAGAGCAGAAAGGTTTCATTGCTTCAGTGCGACGAGACAACCTGACTTTTATGGGTGATGAACTTATTGCGATCAGCGAACGTAGGTTTATCACTAAAGAGCAGTTAAAAGCGGCAAAACGCTTTACACGCATAGCCTTAAAGCCGTATCTTGGCGGCAAACCATTAAAAAGTAGAGAACTGTTTTTGCCAAGAGCAGGTCTTTCTAGAGCACGGAGTATTGGAAAATGA
- the pdxJ gene encoding pyridoxine 5'-phosphate synthase — MSSILLGVNIDHIATLRNARGTKYPDPVHAAEIAERAGADGITIHLREDRRHIVDRDVRILAETIQTRMNLEMAVTDEMVQIALDTKPEFVCLVPEKREELTTEGGLDVVGQLEKVKAATQKLSAAGIKVSLFIDADREQIDAAKACGAPFIELHTGHYADAKTEEDQQDELKKIAAGASYADDLGITVNAGHGLTYHNVAPIAALPEIYELNIGHSIMGRAVFDGLNKAVADMKAVMENARNNI, encoded by the coding sequence ATGAGCTCAATCCTTTTAGGCGTTAATATCGACCATATTGCAACACTACGTAATGCACGTGGTACTAAATACCCGGATCCAGTACACGCAGCTGAAATTGCTGAGCGCGCTGGTGCTGACGGCATCACCATTCACCTGCGTGAAGACCGTCGTCACATCGTTGATCGCGATGTACGTATTCTGGCTGAAACTATCCAAACTCGCATGAACTTAGAAATGGCAGTGACGGATGAGATGGTTCAGATTGCACTAGATACTAAGCCTGAATTTGTTTGTCTTGTTCCTGAAAAGCGTGAAGAGCTAACTACTGAAGGTGGCTTGGACGTGGTTGGCCAGCTTGAGAAAGTAAAAGCGGCTACGCAAAAGCTATCTGCAGCTGGTATTAAAGTGTCGCTGTTTATCGATGCTGACCGCGAACAGATTGATGCAGCAAAAGCGTGTGGTGCACCGTTCATTGAGCTTCACACGGGTCACTACGCTGATGCGAAAACAGAAGAAGACCAACAAGATGAGCTGAAAAAGATTGCGGCTGGCGCAAGCTACGCAGATGATCTAGGTATTACGGTGAATGCCGGTCACGGTCTGACGTACCACAACGTGGCGCCAATTGCGGCACTGCCAGAAATCTACGAGCTAAACATCGGTCACTCAATCATGGGACGTGCAGTCTTTGATGGTTTGAACAAAGCCGTCGCTGACATGAAAGCTGTAATGGAAAACGCTCGTAACAACATTTAG
- the acpS gene encoding holo-ACP synthase yields MAVVGLGTDIAEIERVEKALSRSGEAFAQRILTDSEFEVFQQLKQKGRYLAKRFAAKEAASKALGTGIALGVTFHDFEISNDEHGKPVLSLHNKAREIAQASGTTSIHLTISDERHYAVATVLFES; encoded by the coding sequence ATGGCTGTTGTAGGGCTTGGGACAGATATCGCGGAAATTGAACGTGTTGAAAAAGCATTATCACGCAGTGGTGAGGCATTTGCTCAGCGTATTCTGACGGACTCTGAATTTGAAGTGTTTCAACAGCTAAAGCAAAAAGGTCGTTATCTCGCTAAGCGCTTTGCAGCTAAAGAAGCTGCATCAAAAGCGCTAGGTACAGGCATCGCATTGGGTGTTACTTTTCATGACTTCGAAATCTCGAACGACGAGCATGGCAAGCCAGTGCTGAGCTTGCACAATAAAGCTCGAGAAATTGCGCAAGCGAGTGGCACAACTTCGATTCACCTGACTATTTCAGATGAGCGTCATTATGCGGTAGCGACGGTACTCTTTGAGTCGTAA
- the barA gene encoding two-component sensor histidine kinase BarA, translating to MTRYGLRARVITLTLAPTLIIGLLLSAFFSFNRYQDLEGQVVNTGTSIIEPLAIASESGMQLESRESVRQLISYAHRKNSKLVRSIAVFDERHELFVTSNFHPDFESLTYPKDKPIPHLSSSDLLDNTLILRTPIIAEGQYINSANGQSQANQAIGYIAIELDLSSLRLQQYQEVFSAFLVLILGLGLSGVFAFRLMHDVTQPITHMKNMVDRIRRGHLDVRIEGKMHGELDSLKNGINAMAVSLSEYHVEMQHSIDQATSDLRETLEQLEIQNVELDIAKKRAQEAARVKSEFLANMSHELRTPLNGVIGFTRQMLKTHLSNSQTDYLQTIERSANNLLSIINDILDFSKLEAGKLALENIPFEFQASLEEVVNLQATNAHEKGLELTLKIDPKVPAGVVGDPLRIQQILTNLVGNSIKFTERGNIDISVELRSQSEDNIELQFMVRDTGIGISERQQAQLFQAFSQADASISRRYGGTGLGLVITQKLVSQMGGEISLTSRLHQGSTFWFTLRLSTTDMPMTELIETQCLQDKQLLLIEPNMQAASITQQILTQEGLVVTYRSVMPDESTSYDYVLLNLAANQDYQFDTVSGWAIGAKKIAQNVIIGTPSTELALGEQLMKEVDVQCITKPLSRKKLLQTLVSNQAPTLIAPAIETHSEEKLPLTVMAVDDNPANLKLITALLKERVETVISCTSGQQAIDKATETQFDIIFMDIQMPQMDGVTACQNIKKLANNANTPVIAVTAHAMTGERDRLLEAGMDDYLTKPIEEHVLQQVLIHWSPTSEVEHIEKINPDHPAVSAEVDNSQVSESNVSVHKNIIIDWQAAMKQAANKEDLARDMLQMLVDFIPEVYDAAEKAIEDTDYPVDQLIHIIHKMHGSSSYSGVPRLKSVCATIEKELRSGTSIEDIEPELFELQDELDKVQATAVHYLKPTSD from the coding sequence ATGACCAGATATGGCTTAAGAGCCCGTGTAATTACCTTAACTCTAGCTCCAACCCTGATTATTGGGCTGCTATTGAGTGCATTTTTCTCATTTAACCGCTATCAAGACCTTGAAGGTCAGGTGGTCAACACAGGTACTAGCATCATTGAACCACTGGCAATTGCGAGTGAATCTGGCATGCAACTCGAAAGTCGAGAGTCTGTTCGTCAGCTAATTAGCTATGCACATCGAAAGAACTCTAAGCTGGTACGCAGTATCGCGGTGTTCGATGAACGCCATGAGTTATTTGTAACCTCAAACTTCCACCCTGATTTCGAAAGCCTGACTTATCCAAAAGATAAACCAATTCCGCATTTAAGCTCTTCTGACCTACTCGATAACACACTGATTCTTCGAACCCCGATTATTGCAGAAGGCCAGTACATCAACTCGGCTAACGGCCAGTCTCAAGCCAACCAAGCGATTGGTTATATTGCGATTGAATTGGACCTTTCTTCACTTCGTTTGCAGCAATATCAAGAAGTCTTCTCTGCCTTCTTAGTGTTGATTCTTGGATTGGGTCTTTCTGGTGTTTTTGCTTTCCGATTGATGCACGATGTAACTCAACCGATCACACACATGAAAAACATGGTGGACCGAATTCGCCGTGGTCACTTGGATGTCCGTATCGAAGGCAAAATGCACGGTGAGTTAGACTCGCTGAAAAACGGTATCAACGCGATGGCGGTATCGCTGTCGGAATATCACGTCGAGATGCAGCACAGTATCGACCAAGCCACTTCGGACCTGCGCGAAACTCTTGAGCAACTAGAGATTCAAAACGTTGAGTTAGACATCGCGAAAAAACGTGCACAAGAAGCGGCACGTGTTAAGTCTGAGTTCTTGGCAAATATGTCTCACGAACTAAGAACACCACTTAACGGTGTGATTGGCTTTACTCGCCAGATGCTTAAGACTCACCTGTCGAACAGTCAGACGGACTACCTACAGACCATTGAACGCTCTGCGAATAACCTACTCAGTATCATCAACGATATCTTGGACTTCTCGAAACTTGAAGCCGGTAAACTGGCGCTAGAAAACATTCCATTTGAGTTCCAAGCAAGCCTAGAAGAAGTTGTGAACCTTCAAGCGACCAACGCTCATGAGAAAGGTCTAGAGCTTACACTTAAGATTGATCCAAAAGTACCGGCAGGCGTTGTTGGTGATCCACTGCGTATCCAACAAATCCTGACCAACCTAGTGGGTAACTCAATCAAGTTTACCGAGCGTGGTAACATCGATATTAGCGTTGAGTTACGTTCACAAAGCGAAGACAACATCGAACTACAGTTCATGGTTCGTGATACGGGTATTGGTATCTCTGAGCGTCAGCAAGCGCAACTATTCCAAGCCTTCAGCCAAGCAGATGCAAGTATCTCTCGTCGCTATGGTGGTACAGGCCTAGGTCTGGTTATCACCCAGAAACTTGTGAGCCAAATGGGCGGTGAGATCAGCCTAACCAGTCGCCTACACCAAGGTTCAACTTTCTGGTTTACGCTAAGGCTATCAACCACCGATATGCCGATGACAGAGCTAATTGAGACTCAATGTCTGCAAGACAAGCAACTGCTGCTGATCGAGCCAAACATGCAAGCGGCTTCGATTACTCAACAAATCCTGACCCAAGAAGGCTTAGTCGTTACCTACCGTTCGGTGATGCCTGACGAATCAACCTCGTACGACTACGTACTGCTGAACCTCGCAGCTAACCAAGATTATCAATTTGATACGGTCAGCGGCTGGGCAATTGGCGCGAAGAAGATTGCTCAGAACGTGATCATTGGTACACCGAGTACCGAGCTCGCACTTGGTGAACAATTGATGAAAGAAGTCGATGTTCAATGCATCACCAAACCTCTTTCTCGTAAGAAGCTCCTGCAAACTCTGGTGTCGAACCAAGCGCCAACCTTGATTGCACCAGCAATTGAAACCCATTCAGAAGAGAAGCTACCACTGACTGTAATGGCTGTGGATGACAACCCAGCTAACCTGAAGCTTATCACCGCGCTACTCAAAGAACGTGTGGAAACAGTCATCAGTTGCACCAGTGGTCAGCAGGCTATCGACAAAGCCACTGAGACTCAATTTGATATCATCTTCATGGATATTCAGATGCCACAGATGGATGGTGTCACCGCTTGTCAAAACATCAAGAAGCTCGCCAACAACGCCAACACACCTGTGATTGCTGTTACCGCACACGCCATGACGGGCGAGCGCGATAGACTGCTAGAAGCAGGCATGGATGACTACCTGACCAAACCAATTGAAGAGCATGTGTTACAGCAAGTATTGATTCACTGGAGCCCAACCTCTGAGGTTGAGCACATCGAAAAGATCAATCCAGATCACCCTGCAGTATCAGCCGAGGTCGACAACAGCCAGGTGTCTGAAAGTAATGTTAGCGTGCATAAGAACATCATCATTGATTGGCAAGCTGCGATGAAGCAGGCCGCCAATAAAGAAGATCTCGCACGTGATATGCTGCAAATGCTGGTCGACTTTATCCCTGAGGTCTATGACGCGGCTGAGAAAGCGATCGAAGACACGGATTACCCTGTGGATCAGCTGATACACATCATCCACAAGATGCATGGCAGCAGCTCATACAGTGGCGTCCCAAGGCTTAAATCAGTCTGTGCCACGATAGAGAAAGAGCTGCGCTCAGGTACTTCAATTGAAGATATCGAGCCAGAACTTTTTGAACTTCAAGACGAGCTCGATAAGGTACAAGCGACCGCTGTTCACTACCTAAAACCAACCAGTGATTAA
- the rlmD gene encoding 23S rRNA (uracil(1939)-C(5))-methyltransferase RlmD: MARFFQPKKKTQLETKHQSVLVERMDHNGAGIAYQKNKPVFIDGALPGEQVVIQLTESKSKFARAKLIKLLKPSEQRLKPFCKHFNQCGGCHLQHLGYQSQVEHKAQSLTHLMNQYKTDETEMAQPIVGDETGYRRRARISLFVDKKTHKLQFGFRKKQSKQIENITDCAVLDPRLNVLLPKLKNLLNTFSNLTSLGHVELVLGDTGPVMVLRHLKPLIERDEQALIALAKEEGAILYSMPETDKLVRLVGDAPSYSETGVTLPFEPNHFIQVNQKVNQQMVAQAIEWLEPKADERVLDLFCGLGNFSLPIAQQSAFVVGVEGVDEMVQQASSNAKLNQLSNTEFYQANLEEDLSAQAWAKEKFDKILLDPARAGASGVVDQISALGAKRVVYVSCNPATLARDSESLEKQGYQLAKLGMLDMFPHTSHLESMALFIKA; this comes from the coding sequence ATGGCACGTTTTTTCCAACCAAAAAAGAAAACTCAACTCGAGACCAAGCATCAATCGGTTTTGGTTGAACGAATGGATCACAATGGCGCTGGCATCGCTTATCAGAAAAACAAACCGGTTTTCATTGACGGCGCATTGCCTGGTGAACAGGTGGTTATTCAGCTTACTGAGAGTAAAAGTAAGTTTGCACGCGCGAAACTCATCAAATTGCTGAAGCCAAGCGAGCAACGTCTAAAGCCTTTTTGTAAACACTTTAATCAGTGTGGCGGTTGTCACCTTCAGCACCTTGGTTACCAATCTCAGGTAGAACACAAGGCACAATCTCTTACGCACTTGATGAACCAATATAAGACGGATGAGACAGAGATGGCTCAACCGATTGTTGGTGATGAAACCGGTTACCGTCGTCGTGCGCGTATCAGCTTGTTTGTTGATAAGAAAACGCACAAGCTTCAGTTCGGTTTTCGTAAGAAGCAGAGCAAGCAGATAGAAAACATCACAGATTGTGCCGTGCTTGATCCTCGCCTAAATGTATTGCTGCCAAAGCTGAAAAATTTACTCAACACTTTCAGCAACCTTACGTCTTTAGGACACGTTGAATTGGTATTGGGTGATACTGGCCCGGTAATGGTGCTACGCCACCTCAAGCCTTTGATTGAAAGAGATGAGCAAGCATTGATTGCGTTGGCGAAAGAAGAAGGCGCGATACTGTACTCAATGCCAGAAACCGACAAGTTGGTCCGTTTGGTTGGTGATGCACCTAGCTACAGCGAAACAGGCGTCACCTTACCTTTCGAGCCAAACCACTTCATTCAGGTGAACCAGAAGGTCAACCAGCAGATGGTGGCTCAAGCGATTGAATGGTTAGAACCTAAAGCGGATGAGCGAGTGCTGGATCTGTTTTGTGGCTTAGGTAACTTCAGTCTGCCTATCGCTCAACAGTCAGCTTTTGTGGTTGGTGTTGAAGGTGTCGATGAGATGGTTCAGCAAGCCTCATCGAATGCTAAATTGAACCAGTTGAGCAACACCGAATTTTACCAAGCGAACCTTGAAGAAGACCTATCTGCACAAGCTTGGGCAAAAGAGAAATTTGATAAAATCTTACTGGACCCAGCTCGTGCTGGAGCGAGTGGTGTTGTTGATCAAATTTCAGCATTAGGAGCGAAGCGTGTGGTTTATGTTTCGTGTAATCCTGCTACTCTAGCTAGAGATTCAGAGAGCTTAGAAAAGCAAGGCTACCAATTAGCCAAACTTGGTATGTTGGATATGTTCCCACACACCAGCCATCTCGAATCGATGGCTCTCTTTATCAAGGCTTAA
- the relA gene encoding GTP diphosphokinase, with product MVAVRSAHLNPSEQFELESWIASLKQDAKTSNKLNKVYLHCEELLKDHEQASLLLWRGREMIEILVTLSMDRATLVAAQLFPVVSSGVFEREAFEESYGKEIVKLIDGVEEMAALGQLNVTLEGSAASGQVDNVRRMLLAMVDDFRCVVIKLAERICNLIEVKKAPDAVRRAAAKECSNIYAPLANRLGIGQLKWEIEDYAFRYQQPDTYKQIAKQLSERRIVREQYITDFVDDLTAEMQRSNINAEVSGRPKHIYSIWRKMQKKGLAFDELFDVRAVRIIADQLQDCYAGLGVVHTKYKHLPSEFDDYVANPKPNGYQSIHTVVLGPEGKTIEIQIRTKQMHEDSELGVAAHWKYKEGSSGGRSGYDEKITWLRKLIDWQEEMSDSGEMLDEVRSQVFDDRVYAFTPRGDVVDLPMGATPLDFAYHIHSMVGHRCIGAKVAGRIVPFTHKLSMGDQVEIITQKEPNPSRDWLNPTTGFVHSGRARAKINAWFRAQSREKNLEAGRDILEVELAKVGATLKDADQYALRRFNVNTPDELYAGIGSGDLRINQVVNHINALVNKPTAEEEDKKALEKLLESESKPAQQSRPKKDAVVVEGVDNLMTHLARCCQPIPGDVIKGYITQGRGISVHRADCEQLSELSLHAPERIIDTVWGNGFVGSYILTLRVEALERNGLLKDITSLFSNEKISVTTMKSRIDYKRQLSVMDFDLEVTNIEILSRVTSRVEQIKDVMSVKRLG from the coding sequence ATGGTTGCGGTACGAAGCGCACATTTAAACCCAAGCGAACAGTTTGAGCTAGAAAGTTGGATTGCGTCATTAAAGCAAGACGCAAAAACCTCAAATAAACTGAATAAAGTTTATCTTCACTGTGAAGAGCTATTAAAAGATCACGAGCAAGCATCACTCTTGCTATGGCGTGGACGTGAGATGATTGAAATCTTGGTCACGTTGTCGATGGATCGTGCAACATTAGTCGCAGCACAACTCTTCCCAGTGGTATCAAGTGGCGTTTTTGAGCGCGAAGCCTTCGAAGAAAGCTACGGCAAAGAAATTGTTAAGCTGATTGACGGCGTTGAAGAAATGGCGGCCTTAGGGCAGCTAAACGTAACCCTTGAAGGCAGTGCTGCCTCGGGTCAGGTGGATAACGTTCGACGCATGCTATTGGCCATGGTTGACGATTTCCGCTGCGTAGTTATCAAACTTGCGGAGCGAATCTGTAACCTCATCGAGGTGAAAAAGGCCCCTGATGCTGTGCGCCGAGCGGCAGCAAAAGAGTGTTCTAACATCTACGCACCACTGGCCAACCGTTTAGGTATCGGTCAACTTAAGTGGGAAATCGAAGATTACGCCTTCCGCTACCAGCAGCCAGACACTTATAAGCAGATTGCCAAACAGCTGTCTGAGCGCCGTATCGTTCGTGAACAATACATCACAGATTTCGTTGATGACTTAACCGCAGAAATGCAGCGTTCTAACATCAACGCTGAAGTAAGCGGTCGACCAAAACACATCTACAGTATCTGGCGCAAAATGCAGAAGAAAGGCTTGGCCTTTGATGAGCTTTTTGACGTGCGAGCGGTACGTATCATCGCTGACCAGCTACAAGACTGCTACGCCGGTCTTGGGGTAGTACACACCAAATACAAACACCTACCGAGCGAATTTGATGACTATGTGGCGAACCCTAAGCCAAATGGTTACCAGTCGATTCATACCGTAGTCCTTGGCCCTGAAGGCAAGACTATTGAGATTCAGATCCGTACTAAGCAGATGCACGAAGATTCTGAGCTTGGTGTGGCGGCGCACTGGAAGTACAAAGAAGGCTCTTCTGGTGGGCGTAGTGGCTACGATGAGAAAATCACTTGGTTGCGTAAACTTATCGACTGGCAAGAAGAGATGTCGGACTCTGGCGAGATGCTGGATGAAGTGCGTAGCCAAGTCTTCGACGACCGTGTATACGCATTTACTCCACGTGGTGACGTGGTCGACTTACCAATGGGCGCAACCCCGTTGGACTTCGCTTACCACATCCACTCGATGGTCGGACACCGCTGTATCGGTGCCAAAGTAGCGGGCCGTATTGTACCGTTCACTCATAAACTATCGATGGGTGACCAAGTTGAGATCATCACGCAGAAAGAGCCGAACCCATCTCGTGACTGGTTAAACCCAACCACAGGCTTCGTTCACTCTGGTCGTGCTCGAGCGAAAATCAATGCTTGGTTCCGCGCGCAGAGCCGTGAGAAAAACCTAGAAGCGGGTCGTGACATCCTGGAAGTTGAGCTAGCGAAAGTAGGCGCAACCCTAAAAGATGCCGACCAATACGCACTAAGACGCTTTAACGTGAATACGCCAGACGAGCTTTACGCAGGTATTGGTAGTGGCGACTTGCGTATTAACCAAGTGGTTAATCACATCAATGCGTTAGTCAACAAGCCAACGGCGGAAGAAGAAGACAAGAAAGCATTAGAGAAGTTGCTTGAGTCGGAAAGCAAGCCAGCACAGCAGAGTCGTCCTAAGAAAGACGCAGTGGTAGTAGAAGGCGTTGATAATCTAATGACGCACCTTGCTCGCTGTTGTCAGCCGATTCCTGGTGATGTGATTAAAGGCTACATCACTCAAGGTCGCGGTATCTCGGTTCACCGTGCTGACTGTGAGCAGTTGAGTGAACTAAGCCTGCACGCACCAGAGCGTATCATTGATACCGTTTGGGGCAATGGCTTTGTCGGTTCTTACATCCTAACGCTGCGTGTTGAAGCGCTAGAGCGCAATGGTTTATTGAAAGACATCACCTCACTGTTCTCTAACGAGAAGATCAGCGTGACGACAATGAAGAGTCGTATCGACTACAAACGTCAATTATCGGTAATGGACTTCGATTTAGAAGTGACGAATATTGAGATTCTGAGTCGAGTGACGAGCCGAGTCGAGCAGATCAAAGATGTTATGAGCGTCAAACGCTTGGGCTAA